The genome window GGGCGCCAGGCCTCTGGACGGCCGGAGCCGCGCCGGCGCGACGGACGGCGCCCAAGCGGGAAGCCCGCCCGAGCGCAAAGCTCGAACCCTAGTTCGGCCGGCTAAGCGACCGGTACGAGGGAGAACCAGGACTGCCGGGAACGCAAACTGAGGATACATCAGGCCCGAAATCACTCGGTCAAAACCCAACCTAGGGATATCGGCTTTGCCCGCGGGCAAAGCTTGTTGGCCACAGACAACGCAGGAGCGGCCGGGGAGGATAAGAACGCCCGGTCCCGGCCGCTTTCCCTATTTCGGTGTCTGCCACGGCCGAAGGGTTTTCAGACAGCACCACCCTGGCAGCGGCTCAGGAGTTTGGCCCACTGCCGGTCCACGTCTTCCTGGATGGCGCGCAGCACTTCCTGATTACCCTCGCCCCGGAAGAGGTGGGCAAAGCGGCCCTGCGGCTTGAGCCATTCCGTAACCGGAAGTGGGTTGGCCACGTCCACGGTAATGCGCCACCGGCCCTTTTCCACCTCGTACAGAGGCCAGAAACGGGTACGCACCGCCAGGCGGGCAACTTCGATAGTTTTCTCCATGGGGAACCGCCAGCCACGGTGACAGGGAGACAAGATGTTGACAAACACCGGGCCTTCCTTGGAATACTCCCACGCCTTCTCTGCCTTGGCCACCGTATCCCGCCAGTGGCTGATCGAGGCTTGGGCCACATAGACGAGGTTGTGCTCGGCCATTATGGCCGTCAGGTCCTTGCGGCCCTCGCGCTTACCCGCCTGGGCCTGACCAGTAGGGCTGGTGGTGGTCCAGGCGCCGCGCGGCGTGGCGCCGGACCTCTGAATTCCGGTGTTCATGTAGGCTTCGTTATCGTAGCAGACGTAGATCATTTTGTGGCCGCGCTCCATGGCCCCGGAGAGGGATTGAAAACCGATATCATAAGTGCCCCCGTCACCACCGAAGGCCGCGAAGCGAAAATCGGCCTCTATCTTTCCCTTCCGCTTCAGGGCAGCATAGGCGGCTTCCACTCCGCACAGGGTCGCCGCCGCGTTCTCGAAGGCGTTGTGAATATAGCTACACCGCCAGGCGGTATAGGGGTAAATGGTTGTGGATACTTCCAGACAGCCTGTAGGGCAGCAGACCACGACCTGCGCTTCCGGCGGCAAGGCAAGCAGGAACTGCCGGACGGCAATGGGAGCTCCGCACCCGGCGCAGAGACGGTGCCCGCTGGCCAGCAACTCTCGACGGTTACTCAATTCGGCCAGGGTGGCCACGATGCTTTCACCATCCTTTCCTCTCCCGAAACTAAACGCGCAGCCCGAGGTAGCGCACCGGCTTCTCCTTGGTTTCTTCGGTGAGACCCTTCAGGGCTGCGTCCACCATGGTCAGGGTAAGGTCTCTCCCCCCTAAGCCGTAGATGTAGTTGACCAGTTGCGGCGGGTGCGGCAGACCGTAAAGGGTGGCGGCCACGTCCCGATACAGCGGGCCCCCGCAGTTGCCGGCCAGGGTGAGGGCGCGGTCGAACACGGCCACGGTCTTGAACCCGGCCAGCCTCTCCCGCAGCTGCTCTTCCGGCCAGGGCCGGAATACCCGCAGCTTCAGCAGGCCGATCCTGGCGCCGCGCTCTCTCCATGCGGCCAGGCGGCTGCGCAGAGTACCGCAGGCGGAATTGAGCGCTACCAGGCAGATGTCGGCATCCTCCAGACCATATTCCTCCCATAGGGCGTAGGAGCGGCCCGAGATCCGCCCGTATTCTTCACCCACCTGCCGGATAACCTCCAGCGCCCGCGCCATGGCCTCTTCCTGCGCGCGCCTGGCCTCGTAGTAATAGCCGTAGAGCCCGTCGAACATGCCGACGCTCACCGGCCTCCCGGCGTCTAAGAGAGAGTAGCCGGGTAAGGGCTGGTACTCTCCCACAAAAGCCCTGGCCTGACCGTCTTCAAGTACCTCTACCCGGTCAATGGCGTGAGAAATAATGAAGCCGTCCACACAGACCATAACCGGCAGCCGGACTTCGGGGTGTTCGGCCACCCGCACCGCCTGCAAGAGGTTATCGTAGAATTCCTGCGCGCTCTCGGAATAGAGCTGTATCCAGCCGCTATCCCGGGCGCCCATGCTATCGCTGTGGTCGCAGTGGATATTGATCGGGGCCGAGAGTGCCCGGTTCACGTTGGCCATTACGATGGGCAACCGCAGCCCGGCGGCCACATAAAGCACCTCCCACATCAGAGCCAAGCCCTGTGAGGAGGTGGCGGTCATGACCCGGGCCCCCGCGGCCGCCGCCCCGATACACGCGCTCATGGCGCTGTGTTCGCTTTCCACGTTGATCATTTCCGTATTGACTTGCCCTTCGGCCACGTATTCGGCGAATTTCTCCACTATGGCCGTCTGGGGGGTGATGGGGTAAACCGCGACCACTTCCGGATCTATTTGCCGCATGGCTTCCGCGGCCGCATCGGTTCCCACTATAGCCAGGATCTTAGCCATACGCTACCTCCTTCCTCCGGCCGCTTCTGTTGTCCCTACTCTCCCGTCGATCCATGTTCCGGTCCCATCTCGAGGGCCTTGCGGCCGCACTCGGCGGCGCAGATGCCGCAACCCTTACAGTGATCGTAGTCGATGCCTATCATTTTCCCTTCCTGCACCTGTATGGAGCCCTCGGGACAAAAAATAAAGCATATGAGGCAGCTATTACATTTCTCACCGTCCCAAACCGGCCTCTGGGTCCGCCAGCTCCCCGTCCTCACCAGTACGCTGTTGCCCGGGTCCAGGCCGGCCAGCCCCAAGGGGTGACGGTCCCAGGGCCAGGCTTCAATCCCGGTGATGTCCCACTTCATACTCCTTGCACCTCCGCGAACGCGCGCTGTAGTGCGGTTAGGTTTCCGGCCGTCACCTTGGGTCCGAACTTGGGGGCAAACGATTCCTGCAGATACTCCACGGCTACTTCCAGCGGAATTACGTTCAGCACGCGCAGAAGAGCCCCCAGCATGGGAGTGTTGGGCATGGCCCGACCCATGGCCTCCAGCGAAATCCGGGTGGCATCTATGGTGAAAAGCCGGTGATTATTGACCGCCAGTTCCTTCTGCAACTCGGCGGGGCTCTTCGAGCTGTTAATCAGCAATCCGCCGCCCGGCTTTAGACCTCGAGTCACGTCCACCGTACCCAGCAGCGTGGGATCTACTACTACCACCAGGTCCGGCTCTTCTACGCTGGTATAGATGGAGATCGGGATCTTGGACAGCCGGTTGAAACACTGAATAGGCGCGCCCATGCGCTCCGGCCCGTATTCTGGAAAAGCCTGGAAATAAAGGTCTTCCGCCAGCGCCATTTCGGCCAACAATTTTGCCGCGGTGACAGCACCCTGACCGCCGCGCGCATGCCAGCGAATTTCGGTAAGCTCTTCCACCCGGTCACACCTCCCACAACAGCAGAATTTAGAGGCGCGCCGTTCCCTCCGGCCGGGCCCCTTGAAGTTTTAACTTGGATTTTATCACAAGGCCAAAAACCTGTCTAGTATGCCGAAAAAGCGGGAATTTTGGGTGTCCAGGCGGGACAGCGGCTCACGACGCTCTCTCAATGCGGATGGCGCAGTCAGGACAAACCTGTTCGCAGCGCCGGCAGGCAATACAGGGTTTGCCGTGGCCGGGCTCTACGGTGGGAGTGCCCAAGAAGCCCAGCACCTTCGACCAACCTATGGTGTCCACCGGGCATTTTTGGATGCAGAGACCGCAGCCCTTGCAGAGGCCGGGGAAGAGGTGAAAAATGCCTTTGCCGTCTCTGTAAGTGCGGTAGGAAAAATCGGCGGTGCCCAACTCGTTAGCCTCCCTGATACCCGGGTAATTTCACTCTACCGTCGCAGTCCGTAAAGCCGTTTGTGCTCCTAATTCTGCGCCCGACGCAGCAGCTCTCGCGCCGCCTCTTGGCCCATCTCCAGAGCCCGAAGGTTGAGTTCCCGAAGTTCGGGCTGGCGCACGAACCGGTACCCCAAACGATCCTCTAAGGCCCTTTTGATCTCGTCACTCCCTACCATGCCGACGACCTCAACCAACGCCCCCAGGATAAGGATATTGAACACCCGGGGGTGAAGCCCTTCGGAAACCAGCCTGACCGCAGGAAGGGGCAGGATTCTTCCCGTATCACGGGGCAGACGGGCAGGGTCGGGCGCGGCGGAGGACTCGTAGATAAAGATAGAATGCCGTCCGACGTAGCCGGCGGTCCGCTCCAAGGCGCGGTCGCTCAGGGCCACCACCACATCCGCCTTCTGAAAACGCGGCGCGGCTATGGGCTCATCTCCAAGCTGCACAAAGGCAAGGGAAACCCCGCCTCGTTGCTCCACTCCAAAACTAGGGATATACAAGGACTCTAGTCCGCTACGGTAGCCGGCCTCGGCCAGGACCTCGGCCACCGTTTGCACTCCTTGTCCACCCTCGCCGCCCAGGACCAGACGCTTGAGACTCATCCCTCGGGCACCTCCCGGTCCCCGGACTTAATCTCCCCCAAGGGAAAATACCGGGGCATCACCTTCTCCACCCATTCCCACGTCTCTCCCGGCTGGGTGCGCCAGTTGGTCGGGCAGGTGGACAGCACTTCGATCAAGGTGAAGTGACGGTTCTGTAAGCCTCTCAGGACGAAACGCTTGAGCTGCCGCAGGTCGGCTACCGTTCCCCGCGCTATATAGGCTTGCGGTCCGCTGACCGCAGCCGCCATTTCCGCCCCCCGAAGCGGCGGACCGGCCCATTCCGGGTCCCGGCCGAAGGGGGTGGTCTCGGTCTTCTGATCGGGTATGGTGGTAGGGGCCATCTGCCCCCCGGTCATGGCATAAACCGCATTATTGACCACCAGGGTGAAGACCGGTTCATCGCGGCTGGCGGCGCTTACCAGGTGCTGGGCCCCGATGGCATAAGCACCACCATCGCCCATATAGGCCACCGGCACCAACTCAGGTCTTACCCGTTTAAGCCCGGCCAACACCGGTAGCGTGCGGCCGTGGTGGGTCTGCAGGGTGTCGAGGTTAAAGAAGTCCCAGGCCAGCAGGCTGCAGCCGATGTCGCAGCCTATGATTACCCGTTCCTCCCAGCCCAGCTCATCTACTGCTTCACCTAAGGCCCGCAGGGCCAGAGGGTGCCCGCAGCCGGGACAGAACTTGTGGGGCTTGCTTTCTCTACGCCACACCTTAGGCATCGGTGGCCGCACGGGCAATTCTCTTCCCTCCGATCAGCAGGGTTTCTATCTCTATTTCCAATTCCTCCGGGGTTATGCCCATACCCGGGCGCAGATAAGAATAGACCGGCACCTCACTCCCGTACAATTCGGTTCGTACCAGCCTCTCCAGCTGTCCCTGCGCCGACTCGGCCACCAACACCGCCCGGCAGCCTTCTGCGGCCTGGCGCAGGGCCTGTCCCGGAAAGGGGCGCAGGGTGATGGGCCGGAAGAAACCTACGGCTGCCTTTCTCTTACGCCATCCGGCGGCTGCCGCCCTGGCGGCGCGGGCCACTATTCCGTGGGCCACCAGCAGGACCTCAGCCCGCTGCGTTTCCTCGCTTTCGTATTCTGCTGCCTCTCGGGCCAGGGCTTCGAAGAATCGGGCCCGTTCCTGGACCAGGGCCAGCAGTTCTTCTTCCAGGTTGTAGGTATTACGCAGGTGTACCGGAGGCCTGTCCCTGCCCGGTGTGCCCGGGGCCCCTAAGATGGGCTGCGGAGTGCCCACATCCACACCCCGCTCGGCAGGATCGTAAAGGGTAACCGCCGTGCGCATCTTGGCCTGATAACCATCACTCAGTACCA of Clostridia bacterium contains these proteins:
- a CDS encoding thiamine pyrophosphate-dependent enzyme → MATLAELSNRRELLASGHRLCAGCGAPIAVRQFLLALPPEAQVVVCCPTGCLEVSTTIYPYTAWRCSYIHNAFENAAATLCGVEAAYAALKRKGKIEADFRFAAFGGDGGTYDIGFQSLSGAMERGHKMIYVCYDNEAYMNTGIQRSGATPRGAWTTTSPTGQAQAGKREGRKDLTAIMAEHNLVYVAQASISHWRDTVAKAEKAWEYSKEGPVFVNILSPCHRGWRFPMEKTIEVARLAVRTRFWPLYEVEKGRWRITVDVANPLPVTEWLKPQGRFAHLFRGEGNQEVLRAIQEDVDRQWAKLLSRCQGGAV
- the porA gene encoding pyruvate ferredoxin oxidoreductase; the encoded protein is MAKILAIVGTDAAAEAMRQIDPEVVAVYPITPQTAIVEKFAEYVAEGQVNTEMINVESEHSAMSACIGAAAAGARVMTATSSQGLALMWEVLYVAAGLRLPIVMANVNRALSAPINIHCDHSDSMGARDSGWIQLYSESAQEFYDNLLQAVRVAEHPEVRLPVMVCVDGFIISHAIDRVEVLEDGQARAFVGEYQPLPGYSLLDAGRPVSVGMFDGLYGYYYEARRAQEEAMARALEVIRQVGEEYGRISGRSYALWEEYGLEDADICLVALNSACGTLRSRLAAWRERGARIGLLKLRVFRPWPEEQLRERLAGFKTVAVFDRALTLAGNCGGPLYRDVAATLYGLPHPPQLVNYIYGLGGRDLTLTMVDAALKGLTEETKEKPVRYLGLRV
- a CDS encoding 4Fe-4S binding protein; this translates as MKWDITGIEAWPWDRHPLGLAGLDPGNSVLVRTGSWRTQRPVWDGEKCNSCLICFIFCPEGSIQVQEGKMIGIDYDHCKGCGICAAECGRKALEMGPEHGSTGE
- a CDS encoding 2-oxoacid:acceptor oxidoreductase family protein, with the translated sequence MEELTEIRWHARGGQGAVTAAKLLAEMALAEDLYFQAFPEYGPERMGAPIQCFNRLSKIPISIYTSVEEPDLVVVVDPTLLGTVDVTRGLKPGGGLLINSSKSPAELQKELAVNNHRLFTIDATRISLEAMGRAMPNTPMLGALLRVLNVIPLEVAVEYLQESFAPKFGPKVTAGNLTALQRAFAEVQGV
- a CDS encoding 4Fe-4S dicluster domain-containing protein codes for the protein MGTADFSYRTYRDGKGIFHLFPGLCKGCGLCIQKCPVDTIGWSKVLGFLGTPTVEPGHGKPCIACRRCEQVCPDCAIRIERAS
- a CDS encoding 2-oxoacid:acceptor oxidoreductase family protein; this encodes MSLKRLVLGGEGGQGVQTVAEVLAEAGYRSGLESLYIPSFGVEQRGGVSLAFVQLGDEPIAAPRFQKADVVVALSDRALERTAGYVGRHSIFIYESSAAPDPARLPRDTGRILPLPAVRLVSEGLHPRVFNILILGALVEVVGMVGSDEIKRALEDRLGYRFVRQPELRELNLRALEMGQEAARELLRRAQN
- a CDS encoding thiamine pyrophosphate-dependent enzyme encodes the protein MPVRPPMPKVWRRESKPHKFCPGCGHPLALRALGEAVDELGWEERVIIGCDIGCSLLAWDFFNLDTLQTHHGRTLPVLAGLKRVRPELVPVAYMGDGGAYAIGAQHLVSAASRDEPVFTLVVNNAVYAMTGGQMAPTTIPDQKTETTPFGRDPEWAGPPLRGAEMAAAVSGPQAYIARGTVADLRQLKRFVLRGLQNRHFTLIEVLSTCPTNWRTQPGETWEWVEKVMPRYFPLGEIKSGDREVPEG
- a CDS encoding ferredoxin oxidoreductase, producing MGGTEERVFITGNEVVARAALAAGAEVMYGYPITPQNEIMHHWARLAQRHGRKFLQTEDELSAGYATIGAVLGGVKAFTATAGPGHVLMQEPLVMAEMMGLPLVMVICQRGGPSTATVIYSQQEVNLACFGGNGEGFRVVYSAAGLQDLYDYTLKAFGTAWRYRIPTLVLSDGYQAKMRTAVTLYDPAERGVDVGTPQPILGAPGTPGRDRPPVHLRNTYNLEEELLALVQERARFFEALAREAAEYESEETQRAEVLLVAHGIVARAARAAAAGWRKRKAAVGFFRPITLRPFPGQALRQAAEGCRAVLVAESAQGQLERLVRTELYGSEVPVYSYLRPGMGITPEELEIEIETLLIGGKRIARAATDA